The Candidatus Hinthialibacter antarcticus genome includes the window CGGCAAGTCAACTTGAGCGAGATTGATCTCGTTCAGGGAGACATTACCCAACAAAACATTACTGTGATCGTCAACGCTGCAAATTCGTCCTTATTGGGCGGAGGCGGCGTTGACGGCGCTATCCACCGGGCTGGCGGCTCCGCCATTCTTGACGAGTGCAAAACTCTGGGTGGATGTAAGACGGGCGACGCCAAAATCACCACAGGCGGCAACCTCAAAGCACACTATGTAATCCATACTGTTGGTCCGGTCTATCATGGCGGGAACGACGGCGAGGCGGAACTGCTTGCGTCGTGTTACCGTAGATGTTTGCAAATCGCATCTGAGCGCAAGATTGAATCCATCGCGTTTCCTTCGATTAGCACGGGCGCTTACCGCTACCCGGTTGCGGACGCTGCGAACATTGCGATATCCACTGTCATTGGTTTCTTGAACCAAAATGATGATGTCAAACTGGTACGCTTTGTTTTATTTGACGACCATACGTTGAGCGCCTATCAAGCCGCGCTCAACGCGATTTAGTTTTCTCGATTATTCTTTCCGTCCGTCGTTCTCAAGCGGTTGATCTGTGTTGCCGGATTGCGGCGGCTCAAGCGTTATATTATCCATACTAGGCGAGGTTGTTGTTTCGCTTGGGCTGGTGGTATTTGCCGACTGAGTCGGAATGTCCGAAAAATTCACCGGGCCGTTCATTGGCGGTTGCGGATCAGAAGTTCCGCTAGGGCTTGGCGGCGTTGGAGACGATTGAGGCGTTGGAGACGACGGTGGAGTTGACGATTCGGTCGGCGCTGGAGGGGTTTGAGGCGAAGGCGCTTGGCGTCCGCTCGGGCTATAGGATTCATTGCCGGTTAAGGCTGCGACAAAGTGAAGCGTATAGGATTGAAGCAAAACCGGAACTGGAAGCATGAACAGGGCGACAAAAGCGCCGAGAGGCATCATCAAGCCTGAATTTTGTAGGGTGGTCATTGTTTCGGGGAAATTTTCTATACCTCCCATCGCCGCAACAATGGCGAGTGCAAACATGCTAAATAACATGTAGAAGACAAATACAACAAAACCAAAGACCAATGCTAAACCTACCTGAATCACAATATATCCTAAAAATTCCATCAAATTGGAAAGTACAAGTCCAATTGCTGTAGACCATGCTGCAAAGATGCCTTTCTTTTCGACTAACATTTGAGGAACGACTAGTCCTGCCAACATGGCGGAATAGATGACGAAAGCAACAAATACTATTAAACACACCAGCAATAACAACAAAACCATAATGACCATTAGGGCGGTGCTCGAACTGCCCTGGCTTATAAAGATGAAAGGCGCTGCGACCACCCCGCCGACCAGAACAACGCAGAGGACTATCGTGATTCCTGCGATCAGGTTCCACAGAAAAAGCGAAATGATGGATGAAATATTATTTTTAAATGATTGGCGTAAATGAAAGACGCCTTGTTTGACGCCGTCCATCAACATAAATGATATGCAGGAACCGATAAACATATACACAGTACCCAAGACTAACAGCAAAAGGCCGCCTGCTATGATGAGCGGTAATTGTTGAAGCAGGGTTGCATAAAAATCGCCGGATTGCATGTTTTCTTGCAGCCACGGGGTGAAATTTGGTTTCGGGCCTTGATAACCCTGGGCAAAAAAAACTAAGAGTGCGCCTTTGAGCCAATATTCCAACCGAAAGGGCTGGAACATCAAATAGATCATGTGTGTCCAACTTTTACCAAATGCATCGGTGCAATGAGCCATGGTTTATCCTTTATGGTTCGATTGACGTTTTGTCGCGCCGCCCATTGATTTGTGTTCGTATGGCGGAAACAATTTTCATTATTCGGTATTACGACGAACCAGTCTATTTAAATTCGACCCATTTTTATACAGGCGATTGTTCTAGTGCACCATCATACACGGGTTGTCGTTAATCTTCGAGCGTATCAATCCAATATACGATATTTAACGAACTGTTTGGGGGCGCAATCAAAACTGTGCGCGGTCGTTAAAGCCGATGCGTATGGTCATGGTCTCGAACAGATTGCTCCCGCCGCAGTGCAGGCTGGCGCCGACTCTCTGGGCATCGTCGATAATTGGGAAGCCAAACTCATCCGCGAGTTGGGGATTCCGTTGCCCATATTGCGTCTTCGTCCTGCGCTGAAAGAGGAAGCCGAAGAAGCCGCGCAGTGGGGCGTTGAAGAAATTGCCGGATCATTGCAGAACGCGCAAATATATTCAGCCATTGGCGCGGCGAGAAAACAGCCGATTGGCGTTCATGTTCAGCTCGACGCGGGCATTGGGCGCATGGGCATGTATGCGTCTCGCCAACAAAGCGATTTGGACGCCTTGCTTGCACTTCCGGGAATCAAGATCAAGGGCGTAATGACTCACTTTCCTTGTGCGGACGAAGAGGACCGGTCGATTACGAAATTGCAACTTCAAGGGTTTCTTAACGACGTCGAGGCATTCAAACGCCAACTGCCCGGCGACATCATTCTACACGCTTCCAATAGCGCGGCGTTGCTGCGTTTTCCTGACGCGCATTTGCAGATGGCGCGCGCAGGGATTGTCAGTTACGGCCTGAAGCCTGACCTGAGTATGGAGGTTCCCCATGAGCTCCAGCCTGTCATGCAGTGGGAAACGAAAGTTGTTCTGGTGCGGGAAGTCCCGAAAGGCGCGAGTATCGGCTATGGCATGACCTATAAAATGCCGGGGGATGGACGCATTGCGCTGCTGCCGACCGGGTATGCGGACGGGTATTTGCGCGACTTTTCTAATCGCACTCATGTTTTAATTCGGGGGAAACGGTTTCCCGTGGTGGGGCGCATTTCGATGAATTTGATTACGGTTGACGTCAGCGATGCTCCTGAAATTCAAGAAGGAGAGGAAGTGGTTTTGATGGGAAGGCAAGGAAATGAAACGATTTCCGCTTCAGAATTGGGCAAACATGCAAGCACAATTGATTACGAAATTGTCTGCTTAATCGGTCGTTGTAATGGAAAATGGCGCCACTATGTTTCAGGATGATAATAGAATTGATAAAGAATATTGCTAAATTATTGTCTGTATTGTTGTTGATTTGGCTTACTCCGTTGCAGTTTTTTTCAAATAATTGGATTTAGTCTTGACTTTCAGGTATATCGACGTAATATAGAATTATGGGCTTCCAACCTTTGGGATCGCGCAAAGGAACTTCTGTTCCGAGGGTCGATCCCTTTTTTTGTCTAGATATATTTGTTATCTTTTCGTGTAGATATTCTTGCGGTGAGGTGATGGGTTTCGGGGCGCTCAAAAAGCAGTGGGTCAGCGTACGTGAAGCGCTCAGCGGTTCGTTCTGATTTGGAAGTTCAATCAGAACATCTTTCTTAAAACAACTATAAAGCTCTTTGATTTTCGAGATTTGAGTCTACAATTCACAACTTGGCATTAAGACCTAAGACCTTAATTACGCGATTGATACAATCCGAGGAGAGAGACCATGTCCCGCGAATGTCATTTTTGCGGCAAGAGCACTGCCTCCGGCAACAATGTAAGTCACGCAAACAATAAAACCAAACGCCGTTTTAATCCCAATTTGCAGCGAGTGACGCTTCGCTCGGCAAATGGAACCAAGCGGGTTTTATCATGCACCCGTTGCATCCGCTCCGGCAAGACAATTGCTGCCTAATTTATAACCCGGTTTCATTCCAGGCGGGCCATGGCCGAGACCCTGACATACGACCTGATATCTATCCTGCGCGTTCTCTATCGGAAGCGCAGGATGATTGTGTTGGGAACCATCGCCGCAGCCGTCATTGCAGCCATCGCGGCTTTGCTTTGGCCTCAAACATGGCGCGCGGAAACCATTGCGATTGTTTCTCCACCGAAATACAAAGAGACGCTCAGTCTGGTTTCTAATCCATTCGACGTTTTGACGTACCAATCCATTATGCTGTCGGACGGGCAACTCGATGAAGTCCAGCGCACCTTGCGTTGGGGCAGTGAAGCGGTGCGTACGTTAATTACCCCGCCTGAACTCGACCGCTTGAAGGCCAATCCAAACATTCAAGACAAAGCCTTGCGCTTGACCCCCTATCAGCTGATTCAAAATACCAACACGACATTACTGACGGAATTGCTGATTCCAGAAGATGACAGCGATAACCCCGAATACGACATCTATATCTATTCATTGAGCCAACTCGGCGCGGACGATCTCGAAGCGCTGGGCGGACTGGATGCGGACGAACTCCAAGACCTCACCATTTTTGATCTGCGCAAGATGTTGTTCGCAAGCGTGTCGATCGTCAAAGAGACCAATCTCGAAACGATTTACTCGCCGGTGATTCGCGTGTCGGCTGAGTATGACACTGGCGAGCGCGCCCGTATGTTGACGAACCTTTGGATGTTGCTGTTCCAATACCGCTCTGAGCGCACGGTGCGCAGCATTGTCATGCGGCAGATTGATATGTTTCGCGAACGCGCCGTCTCCAAAGAAAAAGACTTAGGGACGATTGAAACCGATTGGAAAAACGCCCAGCAGGAAGCCGACCTGGAAACGCTTTATGCAGACGCCGCTTCAAAATGGATTTTGCTAAAAGGCGTGGCGCCGGTGTATAAACGCGTGAAACAAAGCAAAGAAGAATTTGATCTGGAAGAATCGGACCGCCCGTTTATGACCGAAGAGAGCCAGGAATGGGACTCGATTCAATTCAACATTACCGCTGAATATGAAAAGGCGCTTTTGCCTCAGTCACAGGAACTCAAGGCGGAAATTTCATTTCTCAAAAAACAAATAGAGCGCGGCGCCAGCGACGAACTCTCTATGCAACTCGCGACTGCGCAAGACCGGTTGGCGGCGTTGCAGTCTGAAATCAAATCGACATCGTCTGCGCTCGATAAAACGCTGAGCCAGATTCGGACGTACGAGACAAAATTGCGTTTGCAGCATATTCAATTGGAACGCGCCCGCACGGCAATCGAAGTGTTGGAGCCGTACCTGGGCGAAGCCAACCTGCTTGAGCAGAATAAAGACGGACGCTATTCCGATATCAGTTATAACCCTGCCATCAAACCCGACAAGCGGGTGTTCCCCAAACGCACCATGATGACGGCTTGCGGCCTGTTAGTCGGGCTGTTGCTTTCATGCGGCTGGGCGTTTCTGCAAGACATCTGGGCTGAAGTGGTCCGGCCCGAATCTGAAACACAGGCGTAAGTCCGTTGACCATGCGCCGATTGCATGGGTGCGGCGCCGTCTTGTTTTTAGGCTCCGCTTTGTTGTCGTGGGCGTCGCATTGGATCGACCCCAGCGCACTTGCCTTTGAAGTTGCTTTCATCCTCTCGATTTTGTTTGTAATGTCCGGCGCGTATTTTTGCGCGTGTTGGCATGTCTTGAAACAAGGCGCTTCGTGGCGCGTGATTGTCTTTTGGGCGCTTGCGGCCCGCGTCGCGCTGGCGCCCAGCCTGCCGATTTACGAAACCGACGCGTATCGCTATTTGTGGGATGGCTTCGTCGTTTCGCAGGGAATCAATCCCTATCAATTTTCACCCAATCAAGTCATCAGCGCCTTGGATGCAAATGAGCAAAACGAGCTTGCGCCCGACCTATTATTGTTGCGTGAGGAATTACGCGCCCATCCTGACATGGTGGATGTACTTCGCAACGTGAACAACGCTGACTTGAACACGATCTACCCACCCTTCACGCAATTGCTGTTCGGCGCAACGTCATTCGCGGCGCCGGGTTCGATCTTTGTGTGGCGAATCATCGCGCTGGGGTTCGACGCTCTCTTGATGGCAAGCATCGTCTACTTGTTGGGGGCCTTTCGATTGGACCCGTCTCGTGTTGTGTTTTACGCTTGGTCGCCGTTAATCTTGAAAGAATATATCAACACCACTCATTTCGATGTGATTGCGTTATGTGGATTGTTCGCCGTCTTTGCATTGATGAAAGCGAAGCGCACAAACGGCGCCGCAGCGGTGTTGGCTTGTGCGGTGCAGACAAAAATTTTTCCCCTGTTTGTATTTCCGCTGTTTCTCAAAAAATGGCGTTGGCCGCAATGGACGGTTTTTGCGGTCGTGTTTGCAATACTCGTTGGCCTGTTTATACAGACCGGCGACAACGGGCTGCGCGGATGGTCGGCGTTCTTACATCGTTGGGAAGCCAACAGCAGTCTGGTTGCGCTATTCGAATGGGGTGGCGTGATGCTGGGTGTTCCCGCTTGGGGAGACGGCGTGGTGTTGGCGCGATTCAGCGGCGTATCGTTTCGGCTGGACGCGTTCTTGGTTGCGAAAATATTGGCGGGATACATTTGGTTGGCGGGATGGGCGTTGATCTCTCTACGCGCCTGGCGGCGCCCCGCGTTTGATTTGCAGGCTACGGTCTACGACGCATTTTCTATCATCGCGCTGCTTTTGATTTGCAGCCCGGTATGCAACCCCTGGTATCTCGCCTGGACAGTCCCGTTTTTATGCTTTTATCCCCGTGCGTCGTGGCTGTATTTGACCGCCGCTTGTTTTGTGTATTACGCCTTCTTTATCCCAACGCCCAGCCAGCAACCCGTGTGGATTCGCGCACTGGAATATTGCCCGTTTTATGCTTTGCTGATTTGGGAATGGAAAACGAAGCGCTTGTCTCAAACGATATGAATGTGAACTCGCGTATGAAACCAATTGTTCTTTTTTGTCTCGGCGTTTTGATGCTGGCGTGTTCGCCGCAATCCAGCATTGATTCGGGCGCGCGTCCGTTTACCGCAATTTTGGTGACTGACGTGGGCGGGCTGGGCGATAAAGGGTTCAATGATTCGGGCTGGGCGGGGTGTCAGGATGCGCAGCAACGGTTGTTGGAACGCGGGGTCGAGTTGGAAGTGCACGTCATCGAATCGCGTGAGCAAACCGACTATGTTGATAACCTGAATCTAGCCGCCGAACGCGGCGATATCGTCATTGGTTTGGGGTTTCTTATTGCGGACGCCATCAAGCAAGTTGCGGATTATCACCCAGACACTCACTTCCTTTTTATTGACGGA containing:
- a CDS encoding O-acetyl-ADP-ribose deacetylase, yielding MRRQVNLSEIDLVQGDITQQNITVIVNAANSSLLGGGGVDGAIHRAGGSAILDECKTLGGCKTGDAKITTGGNLKAHYVIHTVGPVYHGGNDGEAELLASCYRRCLQIASERKIESIAFPSISTGAYRYPVADAANIAISTVIGFLNQNDDVKLVRFVLFDDHTLSAYQAALNAI
- the alr gene encoding alanine racemase, producing the protein MHHHTRVVVNLRAYQSNIRYLTNCLGAQSKLCAVVKADAYGHGLEQIAPAAVQAGADSLGIVDNWEAKLIRELGIPLPILRLRPALKEEAEEAAQWGVEEIAGSLQNAQIYSAIGAARKQPIGVHVQLDAGIGRMGMYASRQQSDLDALLALPGIKIKGVMTHFPCADEEDRSITKLQLQGFLNDVEAFKRQLPGDIILHASNSAALLRFPDAHLQMARAGIVSYGLKPDLSMEVPHELQPVMQWETKVVLVREVPKGASIGYGMTYKMPGDGRIALLPTGYADGYLRDFSNRTHVLIRGKRFPVVGRISMNLITVDVSDAPEIQEGEEVVLMGRQGNETISASELGKHASTIDYEIVCLIGRCNGKWRHYVSG
- the rpmB gene encoding 50S ribosomal protein L28 — translated: MSRECHFCGKSTASGNNVSHANNKTKRRFNPNLQRVTLRSANGTKRVLSCTRCIRSGKTIAA
- a CDS encoding Wzz/FepE/Etk N-terminal domain-containing protein, which produces MAETLTYDLISILRVLYRKRRMIVLGTIAAAVIAAIAALLWPQTWRAETIAIVSPPKYKETLSLVSNPFDVLTYQSIMLSDGQLDEVQRTLRWGSEAVRTLITPPELDRLKANPNIQDKALRLTPYQLIQNTNTTLLTELLIPEDDSDNPEYDIYIYSLSQLGADDLEALGGLDADELQDLTIFDLRKMLFASVSIVKETNLETIYSPVIRVSAEYDTGERARMLTNLWMLLFQYRSERTVRSIVMRQIDMFRERAVSKEKDLGTIETDWKNAQQEADLETLYADAASKWILLKGVAPVYKRVKQSKEEFDLEESDRPFMTEESQEWDSIQFNITAEYEKALLPQSQELKAEISFLKKQIERGASDELSMQLATAQDRLAALQSEIKSTSSALDKTLSQIRTYETKLRLQHIQLERARTAIEVLEPYLGEANLLEQNKDGRYSDISYNPAIKPDKRVFPKRTMMTACGLLVGLLLSCGWAFLQDIWAEVVRPESETQA